The genomic interval GCTTGAGTACCCTGTCCTTACCGTGGAAAAATCTCGTCTTTCCCCTGACTTCGTTCAGAATGCGGTTGACAATCGCGTACGATAAGATCATCGTCGTAATTACCTaagaattacaaaattatctgCATTGACCTTATAGGGAAGgaaaacaacaagaaaataataaaataaaaaggaaaccgTCACAAGTGATATTTCCTTTCCCGTCACTGGGTAGAAATAAAAgacgcaaaaaaaagaaagaagaaagcgaCAAAAAATCCAACACAGCCTTCGACATGAGGACACGAAAATTTCTCACTGATCGAAGATCCTGCTACATTTAGCAAAGATCAAGAACGTATTCGCGTTCGATCGAGGATCGATCTCGACTCGAGGCAACCCAGACGCACGATTATTCTACATCCGATCGGTCGAggtctcgctctctctctctctctctttctttcgctcgctCAATAGAGTCCTCTTCACGCTCGAAGGAACATAGACAAGATCATAGACGCGTAGATAATTACTGAAAGCATGGCAAAGAAGTGGGGAAACGTCATAGAGGGGCGATGTATCTCTTTGAGAACGCGCGCGCGTgaacgtacacacacacacacacacagagacaaATATGTAGTTGCGGTGAAACATATACAGACACGTTTTCTACCTCTTTCTACGTTTTCGAGCCGTAACATCGAGCTGTCAAGGTAACCATCTAAGAAGTTCTTCTCACGAGGGGAGTCGTGTTATTCGAGTGTTACACCGGTAGTCCGCATCGCGATAATGATTTCGTCCTTCGTCCCAACCACCTCCACATACCGTGGGTCATCGAGAAATCCACGGATCGTAGAGACCTCGTCGGATCTAGGTGAACGTGTACCAGTAACGACAAACCGTATACTTCGTCTATCCGGTGAGCTACCCCGCCCAACACACTTTAGATCCCTCGCAATATATACTATACCTACGAATTCGTAACTTACCTCCGCTCGCCGCACAGGGAGAAGCTTTTTTTTCCCATATTTCCACCGTTCTATGTGTTTGACGCCTAGAcgagaaacgatagaaaaggatgaagaaagagagagaacgcttTGCTGGGGGTATATAAGTGATACACTAGGTACGTTCCTTAGTCGGTCTACGGTACCTACTGACAACATACATTCAACAATCAGACAACATGTTCAAGCTGGTGAGTTGGTTTACTAGCCGATCGCGGGAAAGGGCTTACATTCTTctcgagaattttttttttttttaaatctatctgtataatattttttatgtaaatatatgtatattcccACCGACGCTTACGGCAACGAGTAGGAGGAATTACGAATCGAGTGCCgcgcatatatttttctcgactTTCGAGAAAGTAAGTAACGCGTATAAGAACATGACCGGTACTGCATACAATGATAAAACCATCCATCCCATTGCCCGTATGCAGAACTCGTGCGTTTAAAATGACTCGGAGAATAACGTGAGTAATTCGTAACATTTAAAATGAACTTTATACGTTGTAGCTCGCGGCACGACGTGTCTCTTGAGTGAGTAAAAATCCGTAAGAGTAGCGTGGcgaacaaaattttcaaagcCCATCTTTGAGACTCttgtttaagaaaagaaaataaagaaagaagaaagagagagagaaaaggaaacacaCGCTCCCGACTATTTTCAGCTCATTATCTTCGCACTGGTGGCATACGCCTCCGCCGGATTGTACTCGGGATACGGTGGATACGGTGGATACGGTTATGGTGGATACGGTTATGGAGGATACGGTTTGGGCCATGGAATCGCAGTTGCACCAGCTTATTCGTCTGCTCTCGCTTACCATGCCCCCGTCGCCACCAGCTATGCAAACACGTACAaggtaaaaaagaatctatgttaaaaaaaagtacatcGATTCGACGCGAGAAACGGTAGAATcttaaaaagtaagaagatataatatacgtccgctcgttttatttttctcaggTCGCGTTGGCTCCTACGGTGACCAAAGTCGCGGTTGCGGCGCCTGCGGTGACCAAAGTCGCTTACGCGGCACCGACGATCGCGAAAGTAGCTTACGCCGCACCCGCTATAACTTATGCAGCTCCAGCCGTGGCTCCAGCCATCAGCTATAGCCACGGATATAGTATCCCACCTTCGGTCACCACTTATGGCCATTCTCTCGGATATGGTCTGGGATACGGATACGGACTCGGACACGGATACGGATACGGCCATGGTAGTTACTATCATTGAAACCGGAACCCGAACGCATCGATGGTCCGTTCTAATCGATTCTTTCCATTAACGAAAGATGTATAGCGATTGTACATAATGTGTACGACGACTGAACCAATCCACCTACCGTCACGTACGATTATCACCAACCTCccccaaaaaagaaaaatatatcatgcATGTAATTAATTTCCCTTAATTATCGGTGCcttgtattattttctctatttcattttttacctGAATATACGAGCGGCGTATATCGGCGAGCGAGCCTCCGTCAAAGTTTCGAACATCACTGAGACTCGCAGTGGTGTTTTATAGGCTTATCTTAGAACCGGTGTACAGTCTACCTGTCAAAAGTTAAAAGCTGCGATacgagtttaaaaaaaaaaagaaaagaaaaagaatgagagaaagatgaaatagACGACGAGAAGTGAAATTCGAAAGTGGGTCAAGGATGAGGGAGGTTCCTTCGGTGGTATTATACGCACCatgatcgatctttttctttcatttatggTGAAACGCCATCAACGTGTCAAAATCATCCGATGATCcattataatcaaatttttattcctaCATTTTTTGTATATCGATTTCGTTTCGTACGAATGACTCTTTCTTAACGAAATAGTCGCTCTAATATCgtactaattattattcgataaaacgtCGTTTAATAATTGATCGAGCGTTGAATATTGGTTAGCTTTGAAATCAAAGAGTCGATCCTTTCGACACAACggaattattattctcttgtCGATTGCACAACGAAATGAGTTTCGTCCGTGCGAGTAAATGGGACGGAGCAAATAATAGCGTGTATTCGACCGAAAGCGAGAACTCGAAGAGATTGATAGTTGACATCCGATCGAGATAAATCAATTTCCCCGCTATTTACTCGAATGTTCCACCGACTAAGGACCTATCGCGATCGTCGACGTTTGTTAACcttttcgattatcgataGATATTCATGCATTATGAAAGTCGCTTGTTTACGAGCCTCTAGAGCTTTGAAACTTCGTTATCGTACTTCGAGGATCGTTGCGTAAGAAAAATCTGCACCTCTGGTAtggtttaaaaatattccaacTAGAAAGCAATGAATTTCAGGACCGTACGAAAATTCTTCATACGATAGAAAACTCGTGGTAACGTTAGAATGTGTAGATACTTGCGTATCGCGAGTGAAATCGATCGTACAACTTGCACGGCGTACGTACTTTGATCCGACTAATACTCGTCAAGCGATTATCGAGAAGATACTGGAGTCGATCTGGAGTCATCCCTCTCGTCATATCGTAACGTCGAAATAAGAGGAAATTTCGGGAAGCCAAAAGGAGGTTAAAAATCTCGAGCGAACGAGATTCGTGTCGCTTATTTATTCTGCACGATACGTACTCTTTATTGGAGCAGGGTCGTCGTTTGGTCGGGCTCCACCCAGATCGCCTTATTGGAAGAATCGAAGGGCAAGATAATATTCTGCGTAGGTACAGACCGGTGATCAAGGTTCCTGCAAATAAAGATCGTTCTCGACGCGACGGGAATCGAGTGAACGTACGTCGATGAGAAGGACGTCGTTACACCTTGCACGACGCAGCCAATGTCAGATTTCATTGGTACGAGGCATATAAAAGGTGGGCCAGTTCTACCAACGAGCATCATTCGATAAGCAGCAGCGTTTCGAAGTTTCCAAGAGAACGAGAAGTCAGGAAGAACTTACGAAGATGTTCAAGCTGGTAGCATTCGTCGCACTCTTGGCTTGCGTCTCCGCAGCACCAGGAGGATTGATCGCACCGGTCGCAGCACCGGTCGTTGCGGCCGCACCAGCGGTTGCAGTGGCTCACACCATCCCGGTGGCTACCAGCTACGCCAACACTTACAGAGCACCGGTGGTCAAAGCTGCACCGGTCGTAGCAGCCGCACCAGCCCTCGTAGCTGCACCGGCCCTCGTCAAAACCGCACCGGTCGTAGCGGCCGCTCCTGCCCTCGTCAAAACCGCACCCTTCGTCGCCGCGGCTCCGGTCGTCCACGCTGCCGCACCTCTCGTCCATGCTGCTCCGGTTGTCGCTGCCCCGGCTCTGATCAAAGCTGCACCCCTTGCTGTCATCCACTAAGAAGACAATGCTCTAgactaatatttatttcgcCATGACCAGATCAacctttttttcataaataaagcAACAGTTTTATCCCACATCTTATTTACCAATTATTTCAACGAGTCGTACCTTGTCCAGTTTGAAAGATGGAATCATCGTTACCAGATTATCTTGCCAGATGTCTCATTTTCTA from Vespula vulgaris chromosome 11, iyVesVulg1.1, whole genome shotgun sequence carries:
- the LOC127067417 gene encoding cuticle protein 65-like, which gives rise to MFKLLIIFALVAYASAGLYSGYGGYGGYGYGGYGYGGYGLGHGIAVAPAYSSALAYHAPVATSYANTYKVALAPTVTKVAVAAPAVTKVAYAAPTIAKVAYAAPAITYAAPAVAPAISYSHGYSIPPSVTTYGHSLGYGLGYGYGLGHGYGYGHGSYYH